The following proteins come from a genomic window of Anopheles ziemanni chromosome 3, idAnoZiCoDA_A2_x.2, whole genome shotgun sequence:
- the LOC131289568 gene encoding glycerol kinase: MASLERSKLIGVIDEGTNSARFAIFKLPEFEEIASHQVRITQIVPRDGWTEQNPVEVLEAVRLCAIEACHQVEKLGYLVKDIAAIGITNQRETTVVWDKNTGEPLYNAIVWNDIRTAKTVDKVLARLPDQNHNHFRALSGLPVSPYFSALKLNWLKENVVAVRKACREKRCYAGTIDTWLVWNLTGGPSGGAFVTDVSNASRTLLMNIETLHWDPLLTKTFSVHPDMLPEIRSSSEIYGLVKDNSVLDGIPISAILGNQQASLVGQRCLKEGQAKNTYRKGCFLLYNTGTRCVQSTHGLVTTVAYQMGRNEPPVYALEGSVAVAGVALNWLRDNLGMIQDIADDSEKIAGSVSSTGDVYFVPAFTGLYAPYWRKDARGIICGLTSFTSKHHIVRAALEAVCFQTRDILEAMKKDCGINLNKLHADGIMSNNSLLMQLQADLGGIPVLKTEVHDPAALGTAMAAAQAHGVDLYKLEAETRGYAGVPSHHETFLPTTTEEERNARYTKWKMAVQRSLGWAVTKKSDAMTDERYSLLASIPAGLFLASSFLMLVHSQRR; the protein is encoded by the exons ATGGCCTCCTTGGAGCGAAGCAAGCTGATCGGAGTAATCGACGAAGGCACCAACAGTGCCCGGTTCGCT ATATTCAAACTACCGGAATTCGAAGAGATTGCATCGCACCAGGTACGCATCACACAGATAGTGCCGAGAGATGGTTGGACCGAACAGAACCCGGTAGAGGTGCTGGAGGCTGTGCGGCTTTGTGCGATCGAGGCCTGCCACCAGGTGGAGAAGCTTGGGTACCTCGTGAAGGACATCGCAGCGATCGGTATTACGAATCAACGTGAAACGACCGTTGTGTGGGACAAGAATACCGGTGAACCGTTGTACAACGCGATCG TATGGAACGACATACGCACGGCGAAAACAGTGGATAAAGTGTTGGCACGCTTACCGGACCAGAACCATAACCACTTTCGGGCACTGTCGGGACTCCCGGTATCGCCCTACTTTTCGGCCCTCAAGCTAAACTGGCTGAAGGAGAATGTGGTGGCGGTACGGAAAGCATGCCGCGAGAAACGGTGCTACGCGGGCACGATCGACACGTGGCTCGTATGGAATCTGACCGGTGGCCCAAGTGGTGGAGCATTTGTGACGGACGTTTCGAACGCATCCCGCACGCTACTGATGAACATCGAAACCCTACACTGGGATCCGCTGCTGACGAAAACGTTCTCGGTGCATCCGGATATGCTGCCCGAGATTCGCAGTTCCTCGGAGATCTACGGACTGGTGAAGGATAATAGTGTACTCGATGGGATACCGATTAGCGCCATTCTCGGTAACCAACAGGCAAGCTTGGTTGGCCAACGTTGCCTTAAGGAGGGGCAGGCAAAGAATACCTACCGGAAAGGATGCTTCCTGCTATACAACACCGGAACCAGG TGCGTTCAATCGACTCATGGGTTGGTGACCACGGTGGCCTACCAGATGGGACGGAATGAACCACCGGTGTACGCTTTAGAAGGCTCGGTTGCGGTCGCCGGTGTAGCCTTGAATTGGTTGCGTGACAATCTCGGGATGATACAGGATATTGCGGACGATTCGGAAAAG ATCGCTGGAAGCGTGTCGTCAACGGGCGATGTGTACTTCGTGCCTGCATTCACCGGTTTATATGCTCCGTACTGGCGAAAGGATGCTCGCGG CATTATTTGTGGTTTGACCAGTTTCACCAGCAAGCACCACATCGTTCGAGCAGCTTTGGAAGCGGTATGCTTTCAAACGCGGGACATCCTCGAGGCTATGAAAAAAGACTGCGG CATAAACCTCAACAAACTGCACGCCGACGGCATTATGTCGAACAACAGCCTACTGATGCAGCTGCAGGCGGATCTTGGGGGCATTCCTGTGT TGAAAACGGAGGTGCACGATCCGGCCGCACTCGGTACGGCGATGGCCGCTGCTCAGGCACACGGTGTGGATTTGTACAAACTGGAAGCGGAAACTCG CGGCTACGCAGGGGTTCCATCGCACCATGAAACATTCCTTCCCACGACCACCGAAGAGGAGCGGAACGCGCGGTACACTAAGTGGAAAATGGCCGTCCAGCGTAGTCTCGGGTGGGCTGTGACGAAGAAGAGTGATGCCATGACGG ATGAACGGTACAGCTTGCTAGCATCGATACCGGCCGGATTGTTCCTTGCTTCCTCGTTCCTGATGCTTGTTCACTCCCAGCGGCGGTGA